In Paenibacillus sp. FSL R7-0345, a single window of DNA contains:
- the aroD gene encoding type I 3-dehydroquinate dehydratase, producing MSGTVTVKNVTLGEGMPKICVPLVSTTLLELEAEAEALKGLAPDVVEWRSDFFEGVEDIAAVQAALEVIQGILPDIPLIFTFRSAREGGEKEISAEYYVQLNKAAAESGWVDIIDVELSGEEPKVRELIAAAHACGVFVIVSNHDFAGTPSEEEIVSRLRRAQELGGDLPKIAVMPGSPGDVLTLLAATNKMQELYADRPIITMSMGGEGVVSRLAGEIFGSALTFGAAHKPSAPGQVAAAELRKVLELLHKSL from the coding sequence ATGAGCGGCACAGTAACCGTAAAAAATGTAACATTAGGCGAAGGCATGCCCAAAATATGCGTACCTCTGGTCAGTACAACGCTGCTGGAGCTTGAGGCAGAGGCAGAGGCGCTGAAGGGGCTGGCGCCGGATGTGGTGGAGTGGCGCAGTGATTTTTTTGAAGGAGTCGAAGATATTGCTGCGGTTCAGGCTGCACTGGAAGTGATTCAGGGCATTCTGCCGGATATTCCGCTGATCTTTACATTCCGCAGTGCCAGAGAGGGCGGAGAAAAGGAGATCTCTGCGGAGTATTACGTACAGCTCAATAAGGCTGCCGCCGAGAGCGGGTGGGTTGATATTATTGATGTGGAGCTGTCGGGTGAGGAGCCGAAGGTCCGGGAATTGATCGCAGCGGCGCATGCCTGCGGCGTGTTCGTTATTGTGTCCAACCACGATTTCGCGGGAACGCCATCCGAAGAGGAAATTGTATCCCGGCTGCGCAGAGCGCAGGAGCTGGGCGGCGACCTGCCGAAGATCGCGGTTATGCCGGGCAGTCCGGGCGATGTGCTGACCCTGCTGGCGGCTACTAACAAAATGCAGGAGCTGTACGCAGACCGTCCGATTATTACGATGTCGATGGGCGGGGAGGGCGTGGTCAGCCGGCTGGCCGGGGAGATTTTTGGATCGGCGCTGACCTTCGGTGCGGCACATAAGCCGTCGGCCCCGGGGCAGGTGGCGGCTGCTGAGCTGCGCAAGGTGCTGGAGCTGCTGCATAAGAGCTTGTAG
- a CDS encoding response regulator transcription factor, whose amino-acid sequence MTESILVVEDEEKIARLLQIELECEGYRVAIAGSGPRGLELYQEEQPQLLLLDVMLPGFSGIELLRRIRVSDAYTPVLLLTAKSSVEDKVSGLDLGANDYITKPFQIEEVLARVRAALRLADSRRTAEADTKTDAWLRAEDLELNETTREVIRAGRSIELTPREFDLLVYLLKNKRQVLNREQMMSAVWGYDYYGDTNVVDVYIRYVRKKITLENENELIHTVRGIGYVLKDTP is encoded by the coding sequence GTGACGGAATCCATTCTGGTCGTTGAGGATGAGGAAAAAATCGCCCGCCTGCTGCAAATTGAGCTGGAGTGCGAAGGATATCGTGTAGCTATCGCCGGCAGCGGCCCGCGCGGGCTCGAATTGTATCAGGAAGAGCAGCCCCAGCTGCTGCTGCTGGATGTGATGCTGCCCGGCTTCAGCGGAATTGAGCTGCTGCGGCGTATCCGTGTGAGCGATGCCTATACTCCTGTTTTGCTGCTGACCGCCAAAAGCTCAGTCGAGGATAAGGTGTCCGGCCTTGACCTGGGCGCAAATGATTATATTACAAAGCCTTTTCAGATTGAGGAGGTGCTGGCGCGTGTACGCGCTGCACTGAGACTTGCGGACAGCCGCCGGACAGCTGAAGCAGATACAAAGACGGACGCCTGGCTGCGGGCAGAGGATCTGGAGCTGAACGAAACCACCCGGGAGGTGATTCGCGCAGGCCGGAGCATTGAGCTGACTCCCCGGGAGTTCGACCTGCTCGTCTACCTGCTGAAGAATAAGCGCCAGGTACTGAACAGGGAGCAGATGATGTCAGCCGTATGGGGCTATGATTATTACGGTGATACCAATGTGGTGGATGTCTATATCCGCTATGTCCGAAAAAAGATTACTCTGGAGAACGAGAACGAACTGATTCATACGGTACGGGGCATCGGTTACGTATTGAAGGATACCCCATGA
- a CDS encoding HAMP domain-containing sensor histidine kinase, which translates to MKLRTKIYLYSSVLFAVLLVIINLFIYAVFSRLLTDNELDQAAAETAKIAADMRRTAGEVQPAELLRAYVPVEGMLRLVAEGGSGPAPVTSASEQELSRLKPEYHQERQTSLIKSAGHSYAFVTVPVIWTDGTVMSVQMTKSLESTMSTLRVLRIVLAGATAVALIPLLLSSRLLSGLIMRPIVQMTATMREIKDSGKFRRLTLQDEAKDELVEMGHTFNGMIDLLESNYLKQEKFVSDASHELRTPLTVIESYASLLKRRGLAHPELFHESVEAIHSEAIRMKELTEQLLLLAKHQEQWVLSMKPMDLGELVQASAKAFYNAYGRDVLVRSQGTVQGYTDEAKLRQLLFIFLDNARKYSDEAITISLEAAGRESTIVITDRGIGIPPEELPKIFDRFYRVDTARSRQGGGAGLGLSLAAEIAGAIGAELSMDSAPGRGTSVTIRIAAESRRKP; encoded by the coding sequence ATGAAGCTGCGCACCAAAATCTACCTCTACTCGAGCGTGCTATTCGCCGTGCTTCTCGTAATCATCAACCTGTTCATCTACGCGGTGTTCAGCCGGCTGCTGACCGACAATGAACTGGATCAGGCAGCGGCCGAGACAGCTAAAATCGCCGCCGATATGCGCAGAACGGCCGGCGAGGTTCAGCCGGCCGAGCTTCTCCGGGCTTATGTCCCGGTTGAGGGGATGCTGCGGCTGGTGGCCGAGGGCGGGAGCGGCCCTGCTCCTGTAACCTCGGCGTCGGAGCAGGAGCTTAGCCGGCTGAAGCCGGAATATCATCAGGAGCGGCAGACCAGCCTGATCAAGTCAGCCGGGCATTCTTACGCTTTTGTAACCGTTCCGGTAATCTGGACCGACGGAACGGTAATGAGTGTGCAGATGACAAAAAGCCTGGAGAGCACGATGAGTACACTTAGGGTGCTGCGGATTGTACTTGCCGGAGCTACTGCTGTGGCCCTGATTCCGCTGCTCCTCTCCAGCCGGCTGCTGTCCGGGCTAATTATGCGCCCGATTGTCCAAATGACCGCCACGATGCGGGAGATAAAGGACAGCGGGAAATTCCGCCGGCTGACGCTGCAGGACGAGGCCAAGGATGAACTGGTGGAGATGGGGCATACCTTCAACGGGATGATTGACCTCCTGGAAAGCAATTATCTCAAGCAGGAAAAGTTTGTGTCCGATGCCTCACATGAGCTGCGTACGCCGCTTACCGTTATAGAGAGTTATGCAAGTCTGCTGAAGCGCAGGGGATTGGCTCACCCGGAGCTGTTTCATGAATCGGTTGAGGCCATTCACTCCGAAGCCATCCGGATGAAGGAGCTGACGGAGCAGCTGCTGCTGCTGGCGAAGCATCAGGAGCAGTGGGTACTCTCCATGAAGCCAATGGATCTGGGGGAGCTGGTGCAGGCATCGGCCAAAGCCTTTTACAATGCGTATGGCAGGGACGTGCTGGTCCGCTCACAGGGAACTGTCCAAGGGTACACGGATGAAGCCAAGCTGCGGCAGCTGCTGTTTATTTTCCTGGATAATGCCCGTAAATACAGCGATGAAGCCATTACAATCAGTCTTGAAGCTGCCGGCCGGGAGAGCACTATAGTGATTACGGACCGGGGGATCGGGATTCCGCCGGAGGAGCTGCCCAAAATATTTGACCGCTTTTACCGGGTGGATACGGCAAGAAGCCGTCAGGGCGGCGGGGCAGGCCTGGGTCTGTCGCTTGCTGCCGAGATAGCCGGGGCCATCGGTGCGGAGCTGTCCATGGACAGTGCTCCCGGCCGGGGAACCTCGGTTACTATCCGGATTGCCGCTGAGAGCAGGAGAAAACCATGA
- a CDS encoding PepSY domain-containing protein — protein sequence MSRQQMNKRRLYRTSLIVIAVLLLAAACWQLFRGDSGQLLGREAAEQKLLQEYPGTIQKLNQEAGGYVAELQTAQGLYELKLDGITGEIISIKQLQAVSTPEPQPTPAVSAVPSAGAASASPAAPSPSPPQRVVSEAEAIRLALQEVPGVADDVDTGINESGAFYLVEVNTPDDREAVVQVDAISGNIRSVTWEEPDDDNG from the coding sequence ATGAGCAGACAACAAATGAACAAACGCAGGCTGTACAGGACAAGCCTTATAGTGATTGCTGTACTGCTGCTGGCAGCTGCCTGCTGGCAGCTTTTCAGGGGCGATTCCGGGCAGCTGCTTGGCAGGGAGGCGGCAGAACAGAAACTGCTGCAGGAGTATCCCGGAACGATACAGAAGCTAAACCAGGAAGCGGGCGGCTATGTCGCCGAGCTGCAAACCGCGCAGGGACTGTATGAGCTGAAGCTGGACGGGATTACAGGTGAGATCATCTCCATAAAACAGCTGCAGGCTGTTTCTACACCAGAGCCGCAGCCTACTCCAGCGGTGTCAGCAGTTCCATCGGCAGGAGCTGCTTCAGCTTCTCCCGCTGCACCGTCGCCATCTCCGCCGCAGCGTGTAGTGTCCGAAGCGGAGGCTATAAGACTGGCGCTGCAGGAGGTGCCGGGGGTGGCAGATGATGTGGACACCGGCATCAACGAGTCTGGAGCCTTTTATCTGGTGGAGGTTAATACCCCTGACGACCGTGAGGCTGTAGTACAGGTTGATGCGATATCGGGAAATATCCGCTCTGTGACCTGGGAAGAGCCGGATGATGATAACGGATGA
- a CDS encoding PepSY domain-containing protein: MKKQLLSSVAAAAIILGGAYGISEFRSGTADAAATVQQSQSKTLIGVAKAEEIALKSAPGQVESIELEKKLSSTYYDIDIQQKNQEVDVRVDAYTGKVVSVRKEADNDDDDYSYTSAGAASDAKLITAAKAAAAANAAIKGKVTDVDLDRDDGTAVYEVEIRNGRISTEVGVDAYTGKVLYTDVDSGDDDDDNDGYDN; encoded by the coding sequence ATGAAAAAACAGTTACTAAGCAGTGTAGCAGCGGCGGCGATTATTCTCGGAGGTGCCTACGGCATCAGCGAGTTCCGGAGCGGAACCGCGGACGCAGCAGCAACGGTGCAGCAGAGTCAGAGCAAGACGCTGATCGGTGTGGCCAAAGCCGAAGAGATTGCCCTGAAATCAGCACCGGGTCAGGTGGAGAGCATTGAGCTGGAGAAGAAGCTGAGCAGCACTTATTACGACATCGATATTCAACAGAAAAACCAGGAGGTCGATGTCCGGGTCGATGCTTATACCGGTAAGGTTGTGAGTGTGCGGAAAGAAGCCGACAACGATGATGACGACTATAGCTACACATCAGCCGGAGCAGCATCGGACGCCAAGCTGATTACCGCAGCCAAGGCAGCAGCAGCGGCAAATGCGGCAATAAAGGGTAAAGTAACCGATGTAGACCTTGACCGGGATGACGGAACGGCTGTCTATGAGGTGGAGATCAGAAACGGACGGATTTCAACTGAAGTCGGCGTTGATGCCTACACAGGCAAGGTGCTGTACACGGATGTGGATTCCGGTGACGATGATGACGATAACGATGGATATGATAATTAA
- a CDS encoding MerR family transcriptional regulator encodes MEYTVQKLGAMAGISTRTLRYYDEFGLLKPARINSSGYRIYSQAEVDLLQQILFYRELGLTLEAIRDIVTSPSFDSAHALREHHEKLLQRRKQLDELIANVEHTLAESEGRITMSNEQKFTGFKQKLIEDNEQKYGQEIREKYGEKAVEKSNRMVNKLTEEQYAALQQLEADMFAALEQAMEEGDSASTLAQKAADLHRQWLSFYWDTYTKEAHAGVAQMYVDDERFTAYYDKRRPGLAAFLRDAVHVYTGAKQ; translated from the coding sequence ATGGAATATACCGTGCAGAAGCTGGGGGCGATGGCGGGAATCAGCACGCGGACGCTGCGTTATTACGATGAGTTTGGTCTTCTGAAGCCGGCGAGAATCAATTCCTCGGGATACCGCATTTACAGCCAGGCTGAGGTTGATCTGCTGCAGCAGATTCTCTTTTACCGCGAGCTCGGTCTGACACTGGAAGCAATCCGCGACATCGTGACCTCCCCATCCTTTGATAGCGCCCATGCGCTGCGCGAACACCATGAGAAGCTGCTTCAGCGCCGCAAACAGCTGGATGAGCTGATCGCAAACGTCGAACACACACTGGCTGAGTCCGAAGGGAGAATCACAATGAGCAATGAACAGAAATTCACGGGCTTTAAGCAGAAGCTGATTGAGGATAACGAGCAGAAATACGGACAGGAGATTCGTGAGAAATACGGCGAGAAGGCAGTGGAGAAGTCGAACCGTATGGTCAATAAGTTGACGGAGGAGCAGTATGCCGCCCTTCAGCAGCTGGAGGCCGACATGTTCGCCGCACTTGAGCAGGCGATGGAGGAAGGTGATTCTGCCAGTACGCTTGCGCAAAAAGCTGCCGATCTGCACCGTCAGTGGCTCAGCTTCTACTGGGATACCTATACCAAAGAAGCCCATGCCGGAGTCGCGCAAATGTATGTGGATGATGAGCGCTTCACCGCCTATTATGACAAGCGCCGTCCCGGTCTGGCCGCCTTCCTGCGGGATGCAGTCCATGTCTATACAGGGGCGAAGCAGTAG
- a CDS encoding 3'-5' exonuclease produces the protein MDYIILDIEFNGRKFASEHPMEVIEIGAVRLDASLQFKDEFTALIKPIYFSTLNSFIKKKTGIPQEDIDVAARFPKVITAFRSWLDQSPDGVLLLTWGGEDMKRIIQDVRMHKMDESYWMEATYFDLLKGLLRARGLTNDISVEGAMALLGLEPSGSAHRALDDARMTAEIFCAVFEELDFSRSQHFVDTFSNARERKTVKIAIKAMTSQKIVPTWELVAEHYFKSEGALADPRKAAELQAYFEAQLGKK, from the coding sequence GTGGATTATATTATTCTGGACATCGAATTCAACGGCCGCAAATTTGCCAGCGAGCATCCTATGGAGGTCATTGAAATCGGAGCCGTCCGGTTAGACGCTTCGCTGCAGTTTAAGGATGAGTTCACGGCCTTAATCAAACCTATATATTTCTCTACCCTCAATTCATTCATTAAGAAAAAAACCGGTATCCCGCAAGAGGATATCGACGTTGCCGCCCGTTTTCCCAAAGTCATTACCGCCTTCCGGAGCTGGCTTGACCAGAGCCCTGACGGCGTGCTGCTGCTGACCTGGGGCGGCGAGGATATGAAGCGTATCATCCAGGACGTGCGCATGCACAAAATGGACGAGTCCTACTGGATGGAAGCCACTTACTTCGATCTGCTGAAAGGGCTGCTGCGCGCCCGCGGTCTCACCAACGATATCAGCGTGGAAGGCGCGATGGCGCTCCTTGGACTTGAGCCTTCCGGCTCAGCCCACCGGGCGCTTGATGATGCGCGGATGACGGCGGAGATTTTCTGTGCAGTCTTTGAGGAGCTGGACTTTTCGCGGTCCCAGCATTTCGTGGACACCTTCTCCAATGCCAGAGAACGTAAAACGGTCAAAATCGCCATCAAAGCGATGACCTCGCAAAAAATCGTGCCTACCTGGGAGCTGGTAGCCGAGCATTACTTCAAAAGCGAGGGTGCTTTAGCTGATCCGCGTAAGGCAGCGGAGCTGCAGGCTTATTTTGAAGCCCAGCTCGGCAAAAAATAA
- a CDS encoding DUF4132 domain-containing protein yields MGMLNAEEREKQWYAELQAKAQKMDAETSGLASLIIRISKIQYIGGEEEECRECLNVLKKLAGDAQQSLFEPLVRAVRKLFSPYTADVMQYIVEHCTEYPYSKGYARRPFRSGNPELHVTTILSKMGSLILMDREGLPLSSYMQNVEVLGADYSRKHRISLVLSDAIAYELDRPDGDMLEIIRDIVYGDNQGALLSYEIIKGVFMSHRQEAAAMMGELLIAARLQEGLRQSLVERMDEGTLANNLYMLQVIIENDFIRYSSVVRALGVWTGMGLEAQNQRVAKGLIEDAYQALQDEKLREQWLSEANANRVYISLWATAVHEEAGLYERIKELMATGQIYQKIIAQYLLANSQEKELRLQLARENLQEQDNELQFWVLLNYCYGYNRLWRPEKNEPKISLDRSPQLEDKEERRRDFALLKAMLLNPSRREIAGPSKVLEFIQVNYTSDLPVRKMLYLIAYDMDKDWINEVIELKDQLSSDLRSELLSCFLEHPLREAQREFLFASLSDKSMKNRELALSEAMELTLTPQELLLAEGLLKLKTGSLRQSVTLLLLSQPDSSLQESVARLLQEKNSLQRLAGLEMATVLFEDEQRNAIVEQVKPLIEAMDSPSAKERELLAKLERRNEYTAANGFSLFNPAETEEWLTQGPQPGDFTWDEVFGSSLEEIEAFLQGLDQLIHEHRDTEYEHEDYSDRKETLLLGTVLQPLKWNSLWEQEENASQLEQYPLHEVWSAYLKEQGWDAMRLLELHFYLQLEDLNKTLNDYHGFYSNNMDYNELRKHKLLDGWRGEFAASVYPLQRISEVDRLLKKLKYGQHVDTLIRAFFADSAKKEVFRIVDRALNALLAAMPEERMASEAPLLNVLAEPWLLMIRGRVADQEDFKEMFRTLYTFDKITPPAQNWWNGKLSLDDYLRAFEADWIGENELYKELLTGQSNVQHMQNLTSTHRNTAWIEDSVKITALRSRLIDRLMEIELARGDLPTEVTPLVMGLQRIEGMEYFIRILDGLDKETFVRGYIYGYGRSITKKETFSHLLKNCHPREGEDTAMLGKMLKEGDISEKRLLEAAMYAPQWLELVAEHLGWEGLRSAAWYFHAHINESFSAEKETVVAHYSPITPQDFNDGAFDGNWFLSAYNTLGERRFALLYDCAKYISAGSNHRRSQLFADAALGKLKLTDMKTSVTEKRNKDHLLSYSLIPLGEDRDQDVRERYELIQRFLAESKAFGAQRRASEGLAARIALGNLARTAGYADVTRLMWDIEARKLDELGAYFERHMLDEDTSVRLVIDDQGQSELEVISKGKQLKSVPTRFKKHEYIEALRETRSELTGQYRRARVELERSMEAGSSFTLQEISSLSCNPVLAPLLRTLVLRSGTALGYFKPDAGTLAAPSGEEAVIAPDAELYIAHPLDLYNSGQWSAYQKDLFDRQIRQPFKQVFRELYLPNADELASATVSQRYAGHQVQPRKTVALLRERQWTVSYEEGLQKVYYAANLIVRLYAMADWFSPADTEAPALESVEFIDRKTYKNVPLDQVPPLIFSEVMRDVDLVVSVAHVGGVDPEASLTTVEMRRVIVNESLRLLKIGNVRLDGNYARIDGKLGEYAVHLGSGQVYKQASGALHIIPVHSQHRGRLFLPFLDEDPRTAEILSKVMLLAEDTKIKDPSILSQLRG; encoded by the coding sequence ATGGGAATGTTGAACGCGGAAGAGCGGGAGAAGCAGTGGTATGCCGAGCTGCAGGCGAAGGCGCAGAAAATGGATGCTGAAACATCCGGGCTGGCTTCGCTCATTATCAGGATAAGCAAAATACAGTACATAGGCGGGGAAGAAGAGGAGTGCCGGGAATGCTTGAATGTGCTTAAAAAGCTTGCCGGTGACGCACAGCAGTCATTATTTGAGCCGCTGGTTAGAGCGGTCCGGAAATTGTTCAGTCCATACACGGCTGATGTTATGCAATATATCGTAGAACACTGTACGGAGTATCCCTACAGCAAAGGTTATGCCCGCAGGCCGTTCCGGTCGGGTAATCCTGAGCTTCACGTAACCACAATTCTCAGCAAAATGGGCTCACTCATTCTGATGGACCGGGAAGGGCTGCCGCTCAGCTCATATATGCAGAATGTTGAGGTTCTGGGTGCAGATTATAGCCGGAAGCACCGGATTTCCCTAGTGCTGAGCGATGCCATCGCGTATGAGCTGGACCGCCCGGACGGCGATATGCTGGAGATCATCCGGGACATCGTCTACGGGGATAATCAGGGGGCTCTGCTGAGCTACGAGATTATCAAGGGCGTATTCATGAGTCACCGGCAGGAGGCAGCAGCCATGATGGGTGAGCTGCTGATTGCCGCCCGTCTGCAGGAAGGCCTGCGCCAGTCCCTGGTTGAACGGATGGATGAAGGGACACTGGCGAACAATCTGTACATGCTGCAGGTTATTATTGAGAATGATTTTATCCGCTACAGCTCTGTAGTACGGGCACTTGGCGTCTGGACGGGCATGGGGCTTGAGGCGCAGAACCAGCGGGTGGCCAAAGGCTTGATCGAAGATGCTTATCAGGCCTTGCAGGATGAAAAGCTGCGGGAGCAGTGGCTGTCAGAGGCTAACGCAAACCGTGTGTATATCAGTCTGTGGGCAACAGCGGTGCATGAGGAAGCAGGGCTGTACGAAAGAATTAAGGAACTGATGGCAACCGGCCAGATATACCAGAAGATTATCGCCCAGTACCTGCTGGCTAACAGCCAGGAGAAGGAGCTGCGGCTGCAGCTTGCCAGGGAAAACCTGCAGGAGCAGGACAATGAGCTGCAATTCTGGGTTCTGCTAAATTACTGCTACGGCTATAACCGGCTGTGGAGGCCGGAAAAGAATGAACCCAAAATCAGCCTTGACCGCAGTCCGCAGCTGGAGGACAAGGAGGAGCGCAGACGGGATTTTGCTCTGCTTAAGGCAATGCTCCTGAACCCGTCCCGCCGTGAAATAGCAGGGCCGTCCAAGGTACTGGAGTTCATCCAGGTGAACTACACCTCTGACCTTCCTGTCCGCAAAATGCTCTATCTGATTGCTTATGATATGGACAAGGATTGGATTAACGAAGTCATTGAGCTGAAGGATCAGCTAAGCAGTGATCTGCGCAGCGAGCTGCTATCCTGCTTCCTGGAGCATCCGTTAAGGGAAGCCCAGCGGGAGTTCCTGTTCGCTAGCCTCTCTGATAAGAGCATGAAGAACCGGGAGCTGGCGCTGAGCGAAGCAATGGAATTAACGCTCACTCCGCAGGAGCTGCTGCTGGCAGAGGGATTACTGAAGCTGAAGACCGGCTCACTGCGCCAGAGCGTAACACTGCTGCTGCTCAGCCAGCCGGATTCCTCGCTGCAGGAATCTGTTGCACGGCTGCTGCAGGAGAAGAACAGCCTGCAGCGGCTGGCCGGGCTGGAGATGGCTACCGTGCTGTTCGAGGATGAGCAGCGCAATGCCATTGTAGAGCAGGTGAAGCCGCTGATTGAGGCGATGGACAGCCCGTCGGCTAAGGAACGGGAGCTGCTGGCCAAGCTGGAACGCCGGAATGAATATACGGCAGCGAACGGGTTCAGCTTGTTTAATCCTGCTGAAACCGAAGAATGGCTGACTCAAGGGCCGCAGCCGGGTGATTTTACGTGGGATGAAGTATTCGGCAGCAGCCTTGAGGAGATAGAAGCTTTTCTGCAGGGGCTGGATCAGCTGATTCATGAGCATAGAGATACGGAATACGAGCATGAGGATTATTCGGACCGGAAGGAAACGCTGCTGCTCGGAACTGTACTGCAGCCGTTGAAATGGAACAGCCTGTGGGAGCAGGAAGAGAACGCATCGCAGCTGGAGCAGTATCCGCTGCATGAGGTCTGGTCTGCTTATTTAAAGGAACAGGGCTGGGATGCCATGCGTCTGCTGGAGCTCCACTTCTATCTGCAGCTGGAGGATCTGAACAAGACGCTGAATGATTATCACGGGTTTTACAGCAATAATATGGATTACAACGAGTTAAGGAAGCATAAGCTGCTGGACGGCTGGAGAGGTGAATTTGCCGCCTCCGTTTATCCGCTGCAGCGGATCAGTGAAGTGGACCGGCTGCTGAAGAAACTGAAATACGGCCAGCATGTGGACACGCTGATTCGTGCCTTTTTTGCCGACAGTGCCAAGAAAGAGGTCTTCAGGATCGTTGACCGGGCACTGAATGCGCTGCTGGCTGCGATGCCGGAGGAAAGAATGGCAAGCGAAGCTCCGCTGCTGAATGTCCTGGCCGAGCCCTGGCTGCTGATGATCAGGGGCAGAGTGGCGGATCAGGAGGATTTTAAGGAAATGTTCCGCACCCTGTATACATTCGACAAGATAACGCCGCCGGCGCAGAACTGGTGGAACGGCAAGTTGTCGCTTGATGATTATCTGCGGGCGTTTGAAGCAGACTGGATCGGCGAGAACGAGCTTTACAAGGAGCTGCTTACCGGCCAGAGTAATGTGCAGCATATGCAGAATCTGACGTCCACCCACCGGAATACGGCCTGGATCGAGGACAGTGTTAAAATTACGGCGCTCCGCAGCCGGCTGATTGACCGACTGATGGAGATTGAGCTGGCCCGCGGTGACCTGCCGACTGAAGTGACACCGCTCGTAATGGGATTGCAGCGCATAGAAGGCATGGAGTATTTTATCCGGATTCTGGATGGGCTCGACAAGGAAACCTTTGTCCGCGGTTATATTTACGGCTACGGGCGGAGTATCACCAAGAAGGAAACCTTCAGCCATTTACTGAAAAATTGCCATCCGCGTGAAGGTGAAGATACGGCGATGCTGGGCAAGATGCTGAAAGAGGGCGATATTTCGGAAAAAAGGCTGCTGGAAGCGGCGATGTATGCCCCGCAGTGGCTTGAGCTTGTGGCTGAGCATCTCGGCTGGGAGGGGCTGCGCAGTGCTGCCTGGTACTTCCATGCTCATATTAATGAAAGCTTCTCGGCTGAAAAGGAAACGGTGGTCGCCCATTATTCGCCAATTACGCCGCAGGACTTTAATGATGGGGCTTTTGACGGAAACTGGTTCCTGTCGGCTTATAACACACTTGGGGAAAGGCGCTTTGCGCTGCTCTACGATTGCGCCAAATATATCTCAGCCGGCTCCAATCACCGCCGGTCCCAGCTGTTCGCCGATGCCGCACTCGGCAAGCTGAAGCTCACGGATATGAAGACGTCGGTTACCGAAAAGCGGAATAAGGATCACCTGCTGAGCTATAGCCTGATTCCGCTCGGCGAAGACCGGGATCAGGATGTCCGGGAGCGGTATGAGCTGATTCAGCGCTTCCTGGCCGAGAGTAAAGCATTCGGTGCACAGCGCCGGGCCAGCGAAGGGCTGGCTGCCCGGATTGCCCTCGGCAATCTGGCCCGTACGGCAGGATATGCGGATGTGACCCGGCTGATGTGGGATATTGAAGCCCGCAAGCTGGATGAGCTGGGCGCCTATTTCGAGCGTCATATGCTGGATGAAGACACCTCCGTCCGGCTGGTCATCGACGATCAGGGGCAAAGCGAGCTGGAAGTCATAAGTAAAGGCAAGCAGCTGAAGTCCGTGCCAACCCGGTTCAAGAAGCATGAGTATATCGAAGCGCTGAGGGAAACGCGCAGCGAGCTGACCGGCCAGTACCGGCGTGCCCGGGTGGAGCTGGAGCGGTCGATGGAAGCCGGCAGCAGCTTCACACTGCAGGAGATCAGCTCGCTAAGCTGTAATCCGGTGCTGGCACCGCTGCTGCGGACACTGGTCCTGCGCAGCGGGACGGCGCTTGGCTACTTTAAGCCGGATGCGGGTACGCTTGCTGCTCCTTCAGGAGAAGAAGCGGTGATTGCTCCCGATGCGGAGCTGTATATTGCGCATCCGCTGGATCTTTATAACAGCGGGCAGTGGAGCGCGTACCAGAAGGATCTGTTCGACCGGCAGATCAGACAGCCGTTCAAACAGGTATTCCGTGAGCTGTACCTGCCGAACGCGGATGAGCTGGCCAGTGCGACAGTGTCTCAGCGTTATGCCGGCCATCAGGTGCAGCCGCGCAAGACTGTTGCGCTGCTCCGCGAACGCCAGTGGACAGTCAGCTACGAAGAAGGGCTGCAGAAGGTTTATTATGCCGCCAATCTAATCGTGCGGCTGTACGCTATGGCGGACTGGTTCTCACCGGCGGATACCGAAGCGCCGGCGCTGGAAAGTGTGGAATTCATCGACCGCAAGACGTATAAAAATGTCCCGCTGGACCAGGTGCCGCCGCTGATCTTCTCCGAAGTAATGCGCGATGTAGATCTGGTGGTCAGCGTTGCCCATGTTGGCGGAGTAGATCCGGAAGCCAGCCTGACCACAGTGGAAATGCGCCGCGTCATTGTCAATGAGTCGCTGCGTCTCCTGAAGATCGGGAATGTGCGTCTTGACGGGAATTACGCGCGGATTGACGGTAAGCTGGGCGAATATGCCGTTCATCTGGGCAGCGGCCAGGTCTACAAGCAGGCTAGCGGCGCGCTGCATATCATTCCGGTGCATTCCCAGCACCGCGGCCGGCTATTCCTGCCGTTCCTGGACGAGGACCCGCGGACCGCGGAAATTCTGTCCAAGGTAATGCTGCTGGCGGAAGACACGAAGATCAAGGATCCGTCGATTCTGTCGCAGCTGCGGGGATAG